One genomic window of Arachis hypogaea cultivar Tifrunner chromosome 8, arahy.Tifrunner.gnm2.J5K5, whole genome shotgun sequence includes the following:
- the LOC112705364 gene encoding uncharacterized protein, translated as MPVEIEHKAYWTVKQCNLDLKGAGVEHKLQLEELECFRLKAYKNLRSKWDGPFKMVNVRPYGVVEVAHPFNETTFKVNGHKVKPYRTQPFNKEVEVFLLEDAPKDNQ; from the exons ATGCCGGTAGAGATTGAACATAAGGCGTATTGGACGGTGAAACAATGTAACTTGGATTTGAAAGGAGCGGGTGTTGAGCACAAACTTCAGTTAGAAGAATTGGAATGTTTTAGGCTAAAAGCCTATAAAAAT CTACGGTCTAAATGGGATGGACCCTTTAAGATGGTAAATGTGAGGCCGTATGGTGTAGTTGAAGTGGCTCACCCTTTTAATGAAACAACATTCAAAGTCAATGGGCATAAGGTGAAGCCTTACCGCACACAACCATTCAACAAAGAGGTGGAAGTGTTCCTCCTTGAGGATGCCCCAAAAGATAATCAGTGA